A genomic window from Colletotrichum destructivum chromosome 7, complete sequence includes:
- a CDS encoding Putative asparaginase/glutaminase, L-asparaginase, Asparaginase/glutaminase-like superfamily, whose protein sequence is MRASYLSTVLLPALAGLGFASPVGPASSRQPNATTSSQRHGLKWLGTDHSLPKILVLFTGGTLAEGSGYGPLDDTQYGQYSITAEDIITRNPYLFNVSQLAVSNWTSGRTGPSPSRSDAFVMNMTRFLDDALCSDDSDIDGAVFTHGTNSLEETAVLFDLLVNCGKTIVAAGASRPVSALSADGDANFFQSVALAASPASRGRGVLLAFSNRILQAFWATKTVPTFPDGFGQTAGGSLGEFLNNMPYFFNTPSLPVNRHTFDLKAVSSHESYPSLPKVDILFAHREFDGGLVADAVKRGAKGVVIAGTGSGAVPTGKEEVAAAVENGTYIVVSTRSPYGASTPSLSPTYAKSGYVHSLQARVMLQLAIASGFSHKDVAALFEGTIREATLPSFIYGV, encoded by the exons ATGAGAGCTTCTTACTTGTCGACGGTCCTGTTGCCAGCGCTGGCAGGCCTTGGTTTCGCCTCCCCAGTCGGGCCGGCCTCTTCACGGCAGCCAAATGCCACGACATCAAGCCAGCGCCACGGGTTGAAATGGCTCGGAACAGACCATTCGCTGCCGAAGATTCT GGTTCTGTTCACCGGCGGCACTCTCGCCGAGGGTTCCGGTTACGGCCCCCTTGACGACACCCAGTACGGCCAATACAGCATCACTGCCGAGGACATCATCACACGAAACCCGTACTTGTTCAACGTCTCCCAGTTGGCCGTTTCGAACTGGACATCCGGCAGGACCGGCCCCTCGCCCAGTCGATCCGACGCTTTCGTCATGAACATGACgcgcttcctcgacgacgccctctgctccgacgacagcgacatcgacggcgccgtcttcaccCACGGGACCAACTCTCTCGAAGAGACGGCCGTGCTcttcgacctcctcgtcaactgCGGCAAGACcatcgttgccgccggcgcctcccggcccgtctcggcgctgtccgccgacggcgacgccaacTTCTTCCAGAGcgtcgccttggccgccagcccggccagccgcggccgcggcgtgcTCCTCGCCTTTTCGAACCGCATCCTGCAGGCCTTCTGGGCGACCAAGACTGTGCCCACGTTCCCCGACGGCTTCGGGCAGACGGCCGGCGGAAGCCTCGGCGAGTTCCTCAACAACATGCCGTACTTCTTCAACACGCCCAGCCTGCCCGTGAACCGGCACACGTTCGATCTGAAGGCGGTCAGCAGCCACGAGAGCTACCCTTCGCTTCCAAAAGTAGACATCCTCTTCGCCCATCGCGAGTTTGACGGCGGTCTCGTCGCGGACGCCGTCAAGAGGGGTGCCAAGGGCGTCGTCATTGCGGGCACCGGGAGCGGCGCGGTCCCCACCGGAAAGGAGGAGGTCGCTGCGGCTGTCG AAAATGGAACATACATCGTGgtctcgacgaggtcccCCTACGGTGCCAGTACGCCGTCTCTGTCACCGACATACGCTAAATCCGGATATGTCCACTCGTTACAGGCAAGAGTGATGCTGCAGCTGGCCATAGCCAGCGGGTTCAGTCATAAAGACGTGGCAGCCTTATTTGAAGGGACGATCAGGGAGGCTACCTTGCCATCGTTCATCTACGGCGTGTGA
- a CDS encoding Putative Rhodanese-like domain, tryptophan synthase beta chain-like, PALP domain-containing protein, protein MSDQNYVFSGRHSVADYFDPDKNPPLPLVEIPDRLNPFRKDGVRIYAKMLTCLPAQNVKSLPALKMLRNRPDAHDKKIVEASSGSTVLSLGILARVLWGNEDVDAYVTNKKPPESLSMLRFFGIRPCLYGGLSQQEPTDPTGIMSRLRRKAAQDEDVVYPGQYDNPNNWKAHEEWTGPQIFKQLPQINIFCSTVGTGGAITGTGLYLKSQKPAVNVVGVFNKFGDPTPGPRHFHGFHTSGFPWQGTVDSRIEVSSVDSYRMSMRLSREGLISGPSSGEALHGLLEYISNLEKADGLDQLRDETTGDISCVFICSDLPYQYLPVYFQKLGAEEFPRIENEILLQCDQNRHDERWVLDTLKAATVLFGTGELGSRQKAVSKTDSKDCDLGKLSPAQTPPTSRSWMSYLLHLLFPEKPHLESGCCPSHFRGSVLPSILVLDLRSQADFEALHLPGSHSVPLEGLTASLADGDLFGDAKSVHMVWTQIQKTFDEPRVARRLLSARDNQHTVMLVCYNGDASKLASSTLRARDYEAFSVEGGIEALWAEVQGRGLV, encoded by the exons ATGTCGGACCAGAACTATGTCTTCAGTGGCCGTCATTCCGTGGCCGACTATTTCGATCCCGATAAGaatccccctctccccttgGTCGAGATTCCAGATCGGCTGAATCCCTTCCGGAAAGATGGCGTAAGGATCTATGCAAAGATGCTCACTTGCCTGCCGGCGCAGAACGTCAAGTCTCTGCCTG CCCTGAAGATGCTACGAAACAGACCTGATGCCCACGACAAGAAGATTGTCGAAGCAAGCTCAGGGTCGACGGTGCTCTCTCTTGGCATCCTAGCCCGGGTTCTCTGGGGGAACGAAGATGTCGATGCCTACGTGACGAATAAGAAGCCGCCAGAGTCGTTGAGCATGCTTCGGTTCTTTGGCATCCGGCC GTGTCTCTATGGAGGTCTCTCCCAGCAGGAGCCCACAGATCCAACGGGCATCATGAGCAGGTTGCGGAGAAAGGCCGCACAAGATGAAGACGTGGTGTACCCTGGGCAGTATGACAACCCGAAC AACTGGAAAGCCCACGAGGAATGGACGGGGCCCCAGATTTTCAAACAGCTGCCTCAGATCAACATCTTTTGCTCGACGGTTGGCACTGGAG GTGCAATAACAGGAACAGGCTTGTATCTCAAGTCCCAGAAGCCGGCAGTCAATGTCGTTGG CGTCTTCAACAAGTTCGGAGACCCCACGCCGGGTCCCAGACATTTTCACGGCTTCCATACCTCCGGCTTTCCCTGGCAAGGCACAGTCGACTCTCGGATTGAGGTCTCATCTGTTGACTCGTACCGCATGTCTATGCGTCTCTCTCGAGAGGGACTCATTTCCGGCCCGTCGTCCGGAGAAGCGCtccacggcctcctcgagtACATCTCAAATCTCGAGAAGGCTGATGGGCTGGATCAACTGAGAGATGAGACGACCGGAGACATCTCATGCGTTTTCATATGCAGCGATCTACCATATCAATACCTGCCTGTCTACTTCCAAAAGCTTGGAGCAGAAGAGTTCCCCCGGATCGAAAACGAG ATCCTTTTGCAATGTGACCAGAACAGACACGACGAGAGATGGGTCTTGGACACCCTGAAAGCTGCGACCGTTCTGTTCGGCACCGGAGAACTGGGGTCACGCCAGAAGGCAGTGTCAAAGACCGACAGCAAGGACTGCGATCTGGGCAAGCTCTCTCCGGCCCAGACACCACCAACGAGCCGCTCCTGGATGTCGTACCTTTTACATCTTTTGTTTCCAGAGAAGCCTCACTTGGAATCTGGCTGTTGCCCCAGCCACTTTCGGGGCAGCGTCTTACCATCAATCCTGGTCTTGGATTTGCGCAGCCAGGCTGACTTCGAGGCGCTACACCTTCCAGGCTCCCATTCTGTGCCCTTGGAAGGTCTTACAGCCAGTCTAGCTGACGGGGATCTCTTTGGAGACGCCAAATCTGTTCACATGGTCTGGACGCAGATTCAGAAAACGTTCGACGAGCCGCGTGTGGCCAGACGGCTGCTGAGCGCGCGGGACAACCAGCATACTGTCATGCTGGTGTGCTATAATGGCGACGCAAGCAAGCTTGCGTCTTCAACACTCCGGGCCAGGGACTATGAAGCATTCAGCGTCGAGGGCGGTATAGAGGCACTCTGGGCCGAGGTTCAAGGTCGGGGACTTGTCTGA
- a CDS encoding Putative ATP-grasp, subdomain 1 protein — MTTSLSWKIVVKTGEDHVTLQASRTTILPGTLEAGQRHWYLDLEHVSPQQASSGESPLVIHLDDANNAVTSLLESFINQDLRHATILRLAFSGEVGTVIRSDFLSYRLHGCEDTLLIVSFLDPLSPVITTTPDQATRVKTRDDLLSLLHAAVGGVVACANIPEDTTQALRARLDDEFNKRLSVPWTVPQPLARKRVFWVQGRANIEASQQFYKAARALGITLVVLDEPGHWLEDDSGPHAHYREAFIPISIAGDEGLTQRVVDAVRAYRHPVHGVVCISDVRLPLVARACEILGLPTSSSAAYSRAGNKGASREIESAASGQEDGFVLHSAADLDAVLAEKGMGQRLSYPLIVKPCTGWNSDCVVKARNEGELRAAVLRASERHAASAARSTSVVIEPYVDGPEVDANFIVLDGEVLFCDVTDDFPCSADLPGTEGTKAANFMETLMDVPSALPDGEKVMMRDSLAKTIARLGFQSGVFHCEARVRGSRAYYAVDPADDGILDLHVREDITAAAAAAAAAAAPSCFLHEVNARPPGYVNCVAALLAHGVDYYAVRLLLSLGPEEDARVRALSRPFLHGEPQYVLGISVLAPTRPGIMGSDDAVRDFLEANPDLARHVVHYQTVKERGDTVQGPDSSELWCVGYVIVASREGRGECLKLDREVRKRFDYKLMDE, encoded by the exons ATGACGACCAGCCTCAGTTGGAAGATTGTGGTCAAGACTGGCGAGGACCACG TCACCCTGCAAGCCTCACGGACAACCATCCTACCTGGTACCTTGGAGGCTGGGCAACGCCACTGGTATTTGGATTTGGAGCACGTCTCTCCCCAACAGGCGTCATCCGGGGAAAGCCCTTTGGTCATCCATCTGGATGATGCCAATAACGCCGTCACTTCTCTGCTGGAAAGCTTCATCAACCAAGACCTCCGCCATGCCACCATCCTCAGGCTGGCCTTCTCGGGAGAGGTCGGCACCGTCATCAGGTCGGATTTCCTCTCCTACCGGCTTCACGGCTGCGAGGATACTCTCCTGATCGTGAGCTTCCTTGACCCTTTATCCCCCGTGATCACAACAACACCAGACCAGGCAACCCGCGTCAAGACAAGGGACgacctcctctccctcctccacgccgccgtcggtggcgtcgtcgcctgcgCCAACATCCCGGAAGATACCACTCAAGCCCTCCGCGCCCGTCTGGATGACGAGTTCAACAAACGCCTCTCCGTCCCCTGGACCGTGCCGCAGCCCCTCGCCCGGAAACGAGTCTTCTGGGTCCAAGGCCGCGCCAACATCGAAGCAAGCCAGCAGTTTTACAaggccgcccgcgccctcggcatcacgctcgtcgtcctcgacgagcccggccactggctcgaggacgacagcGGCCCGCACGCGCACTATCGCGAGGCGTTCATCCCCATCAGCatcgcgggcgacgagggcctcaCCCAGCGCGTCGTGGATGCCGTGCGAGCGTACCGGCACCCCGTTCACGGAGTCGTGTGCATCAGCGACGTGAGGCTGCCGCTCGTCGCGCGGGCGTGTGAGATCCTGGGACTGCCCACCTCCAGCTCTGCGGCATATTCCAGGGCGGGGAACAAAGGCGCCTCGAGGGAGATTGAGTCTGCTGCGTCTGGGCAGGAGGACGGTTTCGTTCTACACTCCGCGGCGGATCTTGATGCGGTCCTGGCAGAGAAGGGAATGGGGCAGAGGTTGAGTTACCCGCTGATCGTCAAGCCTTGCACTGGCTGGAACAGCGACTGCGTGGTGAAGGCGCGCAACGAGGGGGAGCTGCGGGCCGCTGTACTTCGGGCGTCGGAGAGACacgcggcgtcggcggcgagaagcaCGAGCGTGGTGATCGAGCCGTACGTGGATGGGCCCGAGGTGGACGCCAACTTCATCGTGCTGGACGGCGAGGTGCTCTTCTGCGATGTCACGGACGACTTCCCCTGCTCTGCCGACCTGCCGGGGACGGAGGGGACGAAGGCTGCCAACTTCATGGAGACCCTCATGGACGTGCCGTCTGCGCTGCCGGACGGGGAGAAGGTCATGATGCGGGACTCCCTGGCCAAGACCATCGCCCGGCTCGGGTTCCAGTCTGGCGTGTTCCATTGCGAGGCCAGGGTCCGCGGATCGCGAGCCTACTATGCCGTCGaccccgccgacgacgggatTCTCGACTTACACGTCCGGGAAGACAttaccgctgccgccgccgccgccgccgccgccgccgccccgtcCTGTTTCTTGCACGAGGTCAACGCGCGCCCGCCAGGCTACGTCAACTGCGTGGCGGCCCTGCTCGCCCACGGCGTCGACTACTACGCCGTGCGGCTTCTTCTGAGCCTCGGGCCGGAGGAGGATGCCCGCGTGAGGGCCCTCTCCCGGCCCTTTCTGCACGGCGAACCCCAGTACGTGCTGGGCATCTCCGTGCTGGCCCCCACCCGGCCGGGCATCATGGGGTCGGACGACGCGGTGCGGGACTTTCTTGAGGCGAACCCGGATCTCGCGCGCCACGTCGTGCACTACCAGACGGTCAAGGAGAGAGGCGACACGGTGCAGGGCCCGGACTCGAGCGAGCTTTGGTGCGTCGGGTATGTCATCGTCGCGAGCAGGGAGGGGCGGGGGGAGTGTCTGAAGCTGGACCGGGAGGTGAGGAAGCGGTTTGATTATAAACTGATGGACGAGTAA
- a CDS encoding Putative ferric reductase transmembrane component-like domain-containing protein, which produces MAPASRLLASGLAVALYGIGVQADGTGLIGWGKTLYDPTCSFACRNVVRKQSLACTPVDSTTNHGTAHNPVTTPPGCFVKDHVFLLTMALCIDTYCPLSENPPMAKLEDYWASHLGTGTLGNYKYVPVMTYHEALAAAREEEAMAAQHTNTSTSSGSGSGSGQEHSTHGRGLPAARLTARHDHGTAMDSGGMSVFNVSSPLPKAAGGSKPLNTTSFVDPTDWQLQWNYMHDFEVNEAGHSTVTIVITIVAVFLPVALSLLRFVPGFTKTYAWTYWQTLLIHPAVFGRRHREPVAGVGNVPTRGQALYILVISFLNIILWLGPYTVHQPQASFTSLKMQSISIIGNRAGVMAMGNTVALFLFAARNSVLLHVTDWSYSTYLLLHRWLAYWAVFHTVVHSFMLLANYILKGSYEAELAREYWIWGIVGTVAVSAIPLFSLLWVRRRFYEFFLASHIVLSLLFIIGYYYHIWYVYGYNWGYEIWIFVAGGIWGADRLFRLVRTFWQGLQWATITAVDNVDGEYIRIEVDGKRLDGGVVYLGFPTLTWRFWETHPFSVAYAEPAAPVARGISTRPGAHHPEEALSSTNPDKTTSTTNNTTPQAAERDLEKSTSVFQRSGGSSSNSSSSSSTAPRDSDATVFYSRTRGGITSVLAAKASPSARVRVLLEGPYHHSGHISPQLAHCTDMLCIAGGVGITACLPFVRHGPPAAAGGSTKLFWSSRHQGLVTALAPAIDGLPGSVQVETVVGERLKLEAIITKEMVAGPGPLAIVVCGPPGMADEVRSKVVEAARADVRSRPYVLVDEAFSW; this is translated from the coding sequence ATGGCACCGGCATCCCGTCTGCTCGCTTcaggcctcgccgtcgccttgtATGGCATCGGCGTCCAGGCTGATGGCACCGGCCTCATCGGCTGGGGCAAGACGCTCTACGATCCGACCTGCTCCTTCGCCTGCCGGAACGTCGTTAGGAAGCAGTCTCTCGCCTGCACGCCCGTCGACTCGACCACGAACCACGGCACAGCCCACAACCCCGTCACGACACCGCCCGGCTGCTTCGTCAAGGACcacgtcttcctcctcaccATGGCCCTCTGCATCGACACGTACTGCCCGCTGAGCGAGAATCCACCCATggccaagctcgaggacTACTGGGCGTCCCACCTGGGCACTGGAACCCTGGGAAATTACAAATACGTTCCGGTCATGACATACCACGAGGCCCTAGCCGCCGCccgggaggaagaggccatggccgcccaACACACCAacacctccacctcctccgggtccgggtccgGCTCCGGCCAAGAGCACAGCACCCACGGAAGAGGGCTTCCCGCTGCACGTCTCACGGCCCGTCATGATCACGGCACCGCCATGGACTCCGGGGGCATGTCCGTATTCAACGTGTCCAGCCCACTGCCCAAGGCAGCCGGTGGCTCCAAGCCGCTCAACACCACCAGCTTCGTCGACCCGACCGATTGGCAGCTGCAGTGGAACTACATGCACGACTTCGAGGTgaacgaggccggccactCGACCGTGACCATCgtcatcaccatcgtcgccgtgTTCCTCCCCGTCGCCCTCTCGCTGCTCCGCTTCGTCCCGGGCTTCACAAAGACCTACGCCTGGACGTACTGGCAGACCCTGCTGATCCACCCGGCCGTCTTTGGCCGGCGTCACCGcgagcccgtcgccggcgtcggcaacgTCCCCACGCGCGGCCAGGCCCTGtacatcctcgtcatcagCTTCCTCAACATCATCCTGTGGCTCGGCCCGTACACCGTCCACCAGCCGCAGGCCAGCTTCACCTCGCTCAAGATGCAgagcatcagcatcatcggcaaccgcgccggcgtcatggcCATGGGCAACACCGTCGCCCTgttcctcttcgccgcccgCAACAGCGTCCTGCTCCACGTCACGGACTGGAGCTACAGCACCTACCTGCTCCTCCACCGCTGGCTGGCCTACTGGGCCGTCTTCCACACCGTCGTCCACTCCTTCATGCTGCTGGCCAACTACATCCTAAAGGGCTCCtacgaggccgagctggcccGCGAGTACTGGATCTGGGGCAtcgtcggcaccgtcgccgtcagcgCCATCCCCCTCTTCTCGCTGCTGTGGGTGCGCCGGCGCTTCTACGAGTTCTTCCTTGCCTCGCACATCGTCCTGtctctcctcttcatcatcggctACTACTACCACATCTGGTACGTCTACGGGTACAACTGGGGCTACGAGATCTGGatcttcgtcgccggcggcatctgGGGCGCCGACCGTCTcttccgcctcgtccgcaCTTTCTGGCAGGGCCTCCAGTGGGCCACCATCACCGCGGTCGACAACGTCGATGGCGAGTACATCCgcatcgaggtcgacggcaagcgccttgacggcggcgtagTCTACCTCGGCTTCCCGACCCTCACCTGGCGCTTCTGGGAGACTCATCCCTTCTCCGTGGCCTATGCCGaaccggcggcgccggtggcgcGCGGCATCAGCACCAGGCCCGGAGCTCACCATCCAGAAGAAGCCCTTTCATCGACCAACCCGGACAagacaacatcaacaacaaaCAACACAACGCCCCAGGCCGCCGAACGGGACCTCGAAAAGTCGACGAGCGTGTTCCAGAGATcaggcggcagcagcagcaacagtagcagcagcagcagcaccgcaCCAAGGGACTCCGACGCCACAGTCTTCTACTCCCGCACCCGTGGCGGCATCACCAGCGTCCTCGCGGCCAAGGCATCCCCTTCCGCCCGGgtccgcgtcctcctcgagggccCGTACCACCACTCGGGCCATATCTCCCCGCAGCTCGCCCACTGCACCGACATGCTCtgcatcgccggcggcgtgggcaTCACCGCCTGCCTCCCGTTCGTGCGTCACGGcccaccggcggcggcgggggggagCACCAAGCTCTTCTGGTCCAGCCGGCACCAGGGCCTCGTCACAGCTCTCGCGCCTgccatcgacggcctccCGGGTAGCGTGCAGGTCGAGACCGTCGTGGGAGAGAGGCTGAAGCTGGAGGCGATCATCACCAAGGAGATGGTTGCGGGGCCGGGTCCGTTGGCCATCGTCGTCTGCGGGCCGCCGGGCATGGCGGACGAAGTGCGCAGCAAGGttgtcgaggcggcgcgggcggaTGTGAGAAGCAGGCCGTACGTCCTTGTGGACGAGGCGTTTTCGTGGTAG
- a CDS encoding Putative Methyltransferase domain-containing protein, which yields MAPLNDTTQSKYHIGFKQGTINLFELRNVSTCLQYLMPTLRSLPPTFSLLDVGCGPGSITLDLARHFPQATIIGVDQSAEVTERNRANAEALALAPSGPQGARRRPLVDFRHGDVLKPETFLTPAEMEAKFDVVHEHTTLICIPDNAPVLRQMRLLAKPRGGIVACRDGDTQSQVLWPPCPENAELQERIYRMNGLETQTGRRLIHKALAAGFRRDQITASASVLSNITPEERLAYAGSMLDILADETSEYRRAAARFGYTPEQVDVLRANMQRFIDAEDAWRLLICTEIICRLDEDE from the coding sequence ATGGCGCCCCTCAACGACACCACCCAGTCCAAGTACCACATCGGCTTCAAGCAGGGAACCATCAACCTGTTCGAGCTGCGCAATGTCTCGACCTGTCTGCAGTACCTGATGCCGACTCTCCGGTCGCTGCCGCCCACTTTCTCCCTGCTGGACGTCGGCTGCGGCCCAGGAAGCATCACGCTGGACCTCGCCCGACACTTCCCCcaggccaccatcatcggcgtcgaccaGAGCGCCGAGGTGACGGAACGCAACCGGGCCAACGCTgaggccctcgccctcgcccccaGCGGCCCCCAaggcgcccgccgccgccccctcgTCGACTTTCGCCACGGCGACGTGCTCAAGCCAGAGACCTTTCTCAccccggccgagatggaggccaagttcgacgtcgtccacgaACACACGACGCTCATATGCATCCCTGACAACGCCCCCGTCCTCAGGCAGATGCGGCTGCTGGCGAAGCCCAGAGGCGGCATCGTGGCctgccgcgacggcgacaccCAGTCGCAGGTGCTGTGGCCGCCGTGTCCCGAGAACGCCGAGCTGCAGGAGCGCATCTACAGGATGAACGGGCTCGAGACCCAGACCGGCCGCCGGCTGATTCACAAGGCCCTGGCCGCGGGCTTCCGCAGGGACCAGAtcaccgcctcggccagcgtccTGTCCAACATCACGCCCGAGGAGAGGCTTGCCTACGCCGGGTCCATGCTGGACATCCTCGCTGACGAGACCTCGGAGTACCGCCGGGCCGCCGCCAGGTTCGGGTACACGCCGGAGCAGGTGGACGTGCTCCGTGCCAACATGCAGCGGttcatcgacgccgaggacgcctgGAGGCTTTTGATATGCACAGAGATTATCTGCcggctggacgaggatgagTGA
- a CDS encoding Putative proton-dependent oligopeptide transporter family, MFS transporter superfamily, with translation MSIIEKQSPSPPPEEAKVIVAVDSLPRDATDEEVESLPHLVDKLPPAAWAAALIGASERFSYYCFVSIWQNYMQNERGSHAVPGALGLGQATATAISNGFFIFLFLMPSGFAVVSDAYLGRYNTLLLGLVLSLCGSLVMFATALPSSLDSGAGPPGLIVAMVLVGLGVGATKATVSPFIGDQYTQKTPQLVRQRNGTLAVVDGTRTLQFLYNAFYCTYYSRFTNIASLSSVPATFLEMEFDFWAAYLMAAISMVLAASLLLLFKPRLVKIRPGGNSLPQAIRVMAMAARNGFNLDHAKQSYQMEACDAQVPWGDKFVDELRRSLLACRVIFCFAFFYLAITQMFNNLISQAGQMQLHGVPNDMLQAMAGVACVVFGPVIQALYNFLAKHRISFGPMARIALAFLICGGGMAYAAGLQKIIYSAAPCYDAPRACPASDGGRLPNEVNVWAQLPVYVALAVAEIFGLVTASEYAYSKAHKDMKSIVQAMVQLSACLGSLMAMALSPVSRDPHLVIVYAVIAGVMGLCSALFWWKFRKYDRLDRELNNLDRAN, from the exons ATGAGCATTATCGAAAAGCAGAGcccatcaccgccacctGAGGAGGCAaaggtcatcgtcgccgttgacTCGCTCCCTCGAGATGCAACGGACGAGGAGGTAGAGAGCCTCCCGCACCTTGTTGACAAACTCCCACCCGCAGCATGGGCGGCCGCTCTGATCGGTGCGTCGGAGAGGTTCAGCTACTACTGTTTCGTCTCCATCTGGC AGAATTACATGCAAAATGAGCGAGGCTCTCATGCAGTGCCAGGAGCTCTCGGACTCGGCCAagccacggccacggctATATCGAATGGCTTCTTCATCTTTCTCTTCCTGATGCCGAgtggcttcgccgtcgtctccgacGCATATCTTGGGCGCTACAATACTCTCTTGCTGGGGCTTGT TCTCTCACTTTGCGGTTCACTCGTCATGTTTGCGACGGCCCTGCCCTCTTCCCTTGATAGCGGCGCAGGTCCACCAGGCTTGATCGTCGCCATGGTCCTGGTAGGCCTGGGCGTGGGTGCAACCAAAGCAACTGTCTCCCCATTCATCG GCGATCAGTACACGCAGAAAACCCCCCAGCTCGTACGACAGAGAAACGGGACCCTTGCCGTGGTCGACGGCACGAGAACGCTACAGTTCCTCTACAATGCCTTTTACTG TACCTACTACTCCAGGTTCACAAACAtcgcctccctctcctccgtGCCCGCCACATTCCTGGAAATGGAGTTTGATTTTTGGGCGGCCTATCTCATGGCAGCCATCTCCATGGTGCTGGCTGCGAGTCTCCTCTTGCTGTTCAAACCGCGTCTGG TCAAGATCCGACCAGGCGGAAACAGCCTCCCACAAGCCATCAGGGTTATGGCCATGGCAGCACGAAACGGCTTCAACCTCGACCATGCGAAGCAGTCATATCAGATGGAGGCCTGTGACGCCCAGGTCCCATGGGGCGACAAGTTCGTCGACGAGTTGAGGCGCAGCCTCCTGGCGTGCCGTGTCAT CTTCTGCTTCGCCTTCTTCTATCTGGCAATCACGCAAATGTTCAACAACCTCATCTCGCAGGCTGGCCAGATGCAGCTCCATGGCGTGCCGAACGACATGCTCCAGGCCATGGCCGGCGTGGCCTGCGTGGTCTTCGGCCCGGTCATTCAGGCCCTGTACAACTTCCTCGCCAAGCACCGCATCTCCTTCGGCCCCATGGCCCGCATagccctcgccttcctcatctgcggcggcggcatggcctacgccgccggcctgcaGAAGATCATCTACTCCGCCGCGCCTTGCTACGACGCGCCCCGCGCCTGCCCCGCCTCGGACGGCGGACGCCTGCCCAACGAGGTCAACGTCTGGGCCCAGCTGCCCGTCTACGTCGCCCTGGCCGTTGCCGAGATCTTTGGTCTCGTCACGGCGAGCGAATACGCGTACTCCAAGGCCCACAAAGACATGAAGAGCATCGTCCAGGCAATGGTCCAGCTGAGCGCCTGCCTAGGGTCCctgatggccatggcccTCAGCCCCGTGTCACGGGATCCCCATCTCGTCATCGTGTATGCCGTCATCGCGGGCGTCATGGGCCTTTGCTCGGCCCTCTTTTGGTGGAAGTTCCGCAAGTATGACAGGCTGGATCGTGAATTGAATAACTTAGACCGGGCAAATTGA
- a CDS encoding Putative FAD/NAD(P)-binding domain superfamily, translating into MTLTARAKPERCFVEVEQFNKSNVDVIDISKNGIASFTETGIKLEDGTHYEFDVVAIATGFDITTGGMTNMGLKSIHNTNLQDEWKAAANTYLGTTVGGYPNMFHMYGPHGPTLLSNGPSTVEVQGRWIADCIRKMERERVRWIDPTAEATRAWKQRINALSDASLFPTTRSTYMGGSMPGKAFEQVNFAGGIPQYATEIREKLDGWVGFDVVRDTRDVSRL; encoded by the exons ATGACACTAACAGCCCGTGCCAAGCCGGAGAGATGTTTCGTGGAGGTTGAGCAGTTCAACAAGTCCAACGTGGATGTGATCGACATCAGCAAGAACGGCATCGCCAGCTTTACCGAGACCGGCATCAAGCTGGAGGATGGAACCCACTACGAGTTTGATGTGGTTGCGATTGCCACTGGATTT GACATCACCACCGGCGGCATGACGAACATGGGCCTGAAGAGCATCCACAACACCAACCTCCAGGACGAGTGGAAGGCCGCGGCCAACACGTACCTCGGCACGACGGTGGGCGGCTACCCCAACATGTTCCACATGTACGGGCCCCACGGACCGACGCTGCTCAGCAACGGGCCCTCGACGGTCGAGGTGCAGGGCCGGTGGATCGCCGACTGCATCCGCAAGATGGAGCGGGAGCGCGTGCGGTGGATCGACCCGACGGCGGAGGCGACGCGGGCGTGGAAGCAGCGGATCAACGCCCTCAGCGACGCGTCCCTGTTCccgacgacgcggtcgaCGTACATGGGCGGGTCGATGCCGGGCAAGGCGTTCGAGCAGGTCAACTTCGCGGGGGGGATCCCGCAGTATGCGACGGAGATCCGCGAGAAGCTGGACGGCTGGGTCGGGTTCGATGTCGTGAGGGATACTCGTGATGTGAGCAGGCTCTGA